Proteins from a genomic interval of Thermoanaerobacterium thermosaccharolyticum DSM 571:
- the pgeF gene encoding peptidoglycan editing factor PgeF, with the protein MNKGFKRNEIDGVVFYTIPAFENTGKVKHLFSTRIGGVSKGQYSSLNLSLTRYDDKEGVYENFRRVCKVLDIKYDDMVFSNQVHSDGIRMVTSSDKGKNFGLSDIKNADALMTNERGIPLVTFYADCTPLYFLDPVKNVIALSHAGWRGTVKEIGPKTVEAMVNTYGSNKKDILAGIGPAIGVCCYEVGKDVVDEVSKLDIDLDKVLIDNGNGQWMLNLEMTNYLELIKCGIKDDNITVSGLCTSCCADEFYSYRRDKGKTGSMAAFMELK; encoded by the coding sequence ATGAATAAGGGGTTTAAAAGAAATGAAATTGATGGTGTTGTTTTTTATACAATACCTGCATTTGAAAATACAGGAAAGGTTAAACACCTTTTTTCGACTAGAATAGGTGGTGTCAGCAAAGGTCAGTACAGTTCTCTCAATTTAAGTTTGACAAGATATGATGATAAAGAAGGCGTTTATGAAAATTTTAGAAGAGTATGCAAAGTCCTTGATATTAAATACGATGACATGGTCTTTTCAAATCAAGTCCATTCAGATGGTATAAGAATGGTAACCAGCAGTGATAAAGGTAAAAATTTCGGCTTAAGCGATATAAAAAATGCGGATGCTCTTATGACAAATGAAAGAGGCATACCCCTTGTTACATTTTATGCTGACTGCACGCCTCTTTATTTCTTAGATCCTGTAAAAAACGTCATAGCATTATCCCATGCCGGATGGAGAGGTACTGTAAAAGAAATAGGACCTAAGACGGTAGAAGCTATGGTAAATACTTATGGCTCAAATAAAAAAGATATACTTGCAGGTATTGGCCCTGCGATTGGTGTATGCTGTTATGAAGTTGGCAAAGACGTGGTAGATGAGGTATCAAAACTTGACATAGATTTAGATAAAGTTCTAATAGATAATGGCAATGGGCAGTGGATGTTAAATCTTGAGATGACAAATTACCTTGAGCTCATAAAATGTGGTATTAAAGACGATAATATAACCGTTTCAGGGCTTTGCACCTCTTGTTGCGCTGATGAGTTTTATTCTTACAGAAGGGACAAGGGAAAGACCGGAAGCATGGCAGCATTTATGGAATTAAAATAA
- a CDS encoding DUF362 domain-containing protein yields the protein MKSKVYYYNMRSLKPSGSISSKVARLFDVAGFKNIFKKDDLVAIKLHFGEKGNNAYINPIFVRQVVDKVKANGGKPFLTDSNTLYKGSRSNGVDHLITAIENGFAYAVVNAPLVIADGIFSKDADEVEINKKHFKTVKISSNINNANSMIVLSHFKAHEIAGFGGAIKNLAMGCAPRAGKQQQHSTVSPKVGKNCTACQTCIKNCPEDAITLVDGKAYIDPDKCIGCGECITMCQYDAIKPQWGTDMDEFVERMTEYAYGAYINKKGRIAFMNFVMNVTPLCDCTPWSDAPIVQDVGILASFDPVAIDKASFDLVNRQPGNLHSALGDVGRGLKEGDDKFVSVHPETRGDIQFKYGEELGMGTTDYELIELK from the coding sequence GTGAAATCGAAAGTATATTATTACAACATGAGGTCTTTAAAGCCTTCAGGGAGTATTTCTTCAAAAGTCGCCAGATTGTTTGACGTTGCAGGGTTTAAAAATATTTTTAAGAAAGACGATTTAGTCGCTATTAAATTGCATTTTGGCGAGAAGGGAAATAATGCGTATATAAATCCTATCTTTGTAAGACAGGTTGTTGACAAAGTCAAGGCAAATGGTGGTAAACCGTTTTTAACTGATTCTAACACTCTTTATAAGGGAAGTCGTTCAAATGGCGTAGACCATTTGATTACAGCTATAGAAAATGGATTTGCTTATGCTGTTGTCAATGCACCGCTTGTAATAGCAGATGGAATATTCAGTAAAGATGCTGATGAAGTAGAGATAAACAAGAAGCATTTCAAGACAGTTAAGATATCTTCAAACATAAATAATGCCAATTCAATGATTGTGCTTTCGCATTTTAAAGCACATGAGATTGCTGGATTTGGTGGTGCGATAAAAAACCTTGCAATGGGCTGTGCACCAAGAGCAGGGAAGCAGCAGCAGCACTCAACGGTAAGCCCTAAAGTAGGCAAAAATTGCACTGCTTGTCAGACCTGTATAAAAAACTGTCCAGAAGATGCCATAACATTGGTAGATGGAAAAGCTTACATAGATCCTGATAAGTGCATAGGCTGCGGCGAATGTATAACTATGTGTCAATACGATGCTATAAAGCCTCAGTGGGGAACAGATATGGATGAATTTGTTGAAAGGATGACTGAATATGCCTACGGAGCGTACATAAACAAAAAAGGCAGAATAGCATTTATGAATTTTGTAATGAATGTGACACCTTTATGTGATTGTACGCCATGGAGCGATGCACCTATTGTGCAGGATGTAGGTATATTAGCATCATTTGATCCGGTTGCTATAGATAAGGCAAGCTTTGATCTTGTAAATAGACAGCCGGGGAATCTGCACTCTGCACTAGGGGATGTAGGCCGTGGTCTTAAAGAAGGGGATGATAAATTTGTCTCTGTCCATCCAGAGACGAGAGGCGATATACAGTTTAAATATGGTGAAGAGCTTGGGATGGGTACTACAGATTATGAACTTATTGAATTAAAATAA
- the murJ gene encoding murein biosynthesis integral membrane protein MurJ, whose amino-acid sequence MSIAKNTAKAAGLVMVITFISKVTGFLREVVLGSKFGTTKDVDAYNMAQNIPMVLFAAIAASIGTTVIPLFSEYLTKKGKDKAFEFINNLLNVIILMTVLFTVIAAIASPIIVKIMAPGFKGDVYYETLKLTIILLPVMIFVAVSNIITGALQSLQHFAVPAMIGIPYNIIIIGTALMYGAKYGIYGVAIATVIGSIVQILIQLPVLLKFGFKYRFVLNLKDESVRKVIILAIPVLIGTSIQVINTYVDRMIASYLPAGSIAALNYANRLIGFDIFSMAIAIVIYPMLSRYFASNNIDEFIKGIKMAVKAILYIMIPVTVGAIIFRVPIIRILFERGAFDERSTYLTSIAFMFYSLGMTANGLRNVLSRGFYSLKDTRTPMINGAIAVLINIGLNLAIVRYLALGGLALSTSVAATATSLMLMYSLRKKIGRIGGYEIASAFVKALIGSAIMGTFAYFTFNMITKYLPDGKIYDVLSLVMTIFIGSFIYFVFILLTDNSLVSYVKKGASIIKGKLAKE is encoded by the coding sequence ATGTCAATAGCAAAGAATACCGCTAAAGCCGCAGGGCTTGTCATGGTTATAACATTTATAAGCAAAGTAACTGGCTTTTTAAGAGAGGTAGTTTTGGGCTCAAAATTTGGAACAACGAAAGACGTAGATGCTTATAATATGGCCCAGAACATACCTATGGTTTTGTTTGCTGCAATTGCTGCATCTATCGGTACTACAGTTATACCGCTTTTTTCTGAATACCTCACGAAAAAAGGAAAGGATAAGGCATTTGAATTTATAAATAACCTTTTAAATGTCATAATTTTAATGACGGTATTATTTACAGTAATTGCCGCGATTGCATCGCCGATAATAGTTAAAATCATGGCTCCTGGATTTAAAGGCGATGTTTACTATGAGACATTGAAACTTACGATAATATTATTACCAGTTATGATATTTGTAGCGGTGTCAAATATCATAACTGGTGCTTTGCAGTCGCTTCAACACTTTGCTGTTCCTGCCATGATAGGCATACCATACAACATTATTATAATAGGAACGGCACTGATGTACGGCGCAAAGTACGGCATATATGGAGTTGCTATTGCAACTGTTATTGGCTCTATAGTGCAGATATTGATTCAGCTACCGGTTCTTTTAAAATTTGGCTTTAAATACAGATTTGTGTTAAATTTAAAGGATGAAAGCGTAAGAAAAGTAATTATTTTGGCAATACCGGTTCTTATAGGAACTTCCATACAGGTTATAAATACCTACGTCGATAGGATGATAGCGTCATATTTACCGGCAGGCAGCATTGCAGCATTAAACTATGCAAACAGGCTTATTGGATTTGATATATTTTCGATGGCAATAGCAATTGTAATATATCCAATGCTTTCAAGGTATTTTGCATCAAACAACATAGATGAGTTTATAAAAGGAATTAAGATGGCGGTAAAGGCGATACTTTATATAATGATTCCAGTTACAGTAGGTGCCATTATCTTCAGAGTTCCAATCATAAGGATTTTATTTGAAAGAGGAGCTTTTGATGAAAGATCCACTTATCTTACATCTATTGCTTTCATGTTTTACAGCTTGGGTATGACTGCCAATGGACTTAGAAATGTGCTAAGCAGAGGCTTTTACTCTTTGAAAGATACAAGGACGCCTATGATAAACGGTGCTATTGCAGTACTTATAAATATTGGGCTTAATTTAGCTATCGTCAGGTACCTTGCATTAGGCGGATTAGCGTTATCTACTTCAGTTGCTGCCACTGCTACATCATTGATGCTTATGTATTCCTTGAGAAAAAAGATTGGCAGGATTGGCGGATATGAAATAGCATCTGCTTTTGTAAAAGCTTTAATAGGCTCAGCCATTATGGGCACATTTGCTTATTTTACTTTTAACATGATTACAAAATATTTGCCTGATGGCAAGATATACGATGTATTATCTCTAGTTATGACGATATTTATAGGTTCTTTTATATACTTTGTATTTATTTTATTGACTGACAATTCTTTGGTAAGTTATGTGAAGAAAGGTGCAAGTATAATCAAAGGAAAATTAGCAAAGGAATGA
- the fabZ gene encoding 3-hydroxyacyl-ACP dehydratase FabZ: protein MENKDIREVIPHRYPFLMIDRVLEIDDNKKAVGIKNISANEPYFQGHFPDNPIVPGVLIVEAMAQLGGITVMHGKKNNDMIGLFTGINKCKFKRVVKPGDQLKIEVEILSSKLNLVKAKGIATVDGELAAEAEISFMLVEKN, encoded by the coding sequence TTGGAGAATAAGGATATTAGGGAGGTCATACCGCACAGGTATCCTTTTTTGATGATTGACAGGGTACTGGAAATTGATGATAACAAAAAGGCTGTAGGCATAAAAAACATTTCGGCAAATGAGCCATATTTTCAAGGACATTTTCCAGATAATCCGATTGTGCCTGGTGTTTTAATTGTTGAAGCTATGGCACAGTTGGGCGGTATCACAGTTATGCATGGAAAGAAAAATAATGATATGATAGGATTATTTACGGGCATTAATAAGTGTAAATTCAAAAGGGTAGTTAAGCCTGGGGATCAGCTTAAGATTGAAGTAGAGATACTATCATCAAAATTAAATCTTGTGAAAGCGAAGGGCATTGCGACAGTTGATGGAGAATTAGCAGCAGAAGCTGAAATATCATTTATGCTAGTTGAAAAAAATTAA
- a CDS encoding rod-binding protein — protein sequence MNVNPVNSIEEMNQINQLNIKTNTDAFQKAIQDAMNSKDKEKLKEACRDLEAVFVNQMLTEMRNTIPKDPLTGDDFATDVFTTMMYDNYAQSIAKNADLGIADAMYNQLSKKI from the coding sequence ATGAATGTAAATCCTGTTAACAGCATAGAAGAGATGAATCAAATAAATCAGTTGAACATTAAGACAAATACCGATGCTTTTCAAAAAGCCATACAAGATGCTATGAATAGCAAAGACAAAGAGAAGTTGAAAGAAGCTTGCCGAGACTTGGAGGCAGTATTTGTAAATCAGATGTTAACTGAAATGAGAAATACAATACCGAAAGATCCACTTACTGGTGATGACTTTGCAACAGATGTGTTTACTACTATGATGTACGACAACTATGCACAGTCAATTGCGAAAAACGCCGACTTGGGAATAGCTGATGCCATGTACAACCAATTGTCAAAAAAGATATGA
- the flgG gene encoding flagellar basal-body rod protein FlgG produces the protein MIRALWSAASGMNAQQLNVDVISNNLANVNTTSFKRDRAEFQDLMYQTLQTEDVNAGQGKPVNMQVGVGVRPSAIVKDFSEGSLQETDNPLDVALDGEGFFAVLGPDGNTYYTRDGSFKLSVDQNTATLTTADGYPVLDDGGNPITFDSTQKDISISPLGVISVKNPDGTQQDIATLGIYNFQNPNGLLNKGNNLYEATAASGAPGTRDDFQGKMGNVVQGFLETSNVQVVNEMVNMIAAQRAYELNSKAIQAADDMLSIANNLRR, from the coding sequence ATGATAAGGGCATTGTGGTCTGCAGCATCAGGAATGAATGCGCAGCAGCTTAATGTGGATGTTATCTCAAATAACCTTGCCAATGTAAATACGACATCTTTTAAAAGAGACAGAGCAGAATTTCAGGATTTAATGTATCAGACTCTTCAGACAGAAGATGTGAATGCCGGACAGGGAAAGCCTGTAAATATGCAAGTTGGAGTTGGCGTCAGGCCTTCAGCAATAGTTAAAGACTTTAGTGAAGGGAGTTTGCAGGAAACCGATAACCCGCTGGATGTAGCGCTAGATGGTGAAGGATTTTTTGCCGTATTGGGCCCTGACGGGAATACATACTACACAAGAGATGGAAGTTTTAAATTAAGCGTAGATCAAAATACAGCAACTTTAACTACGGCTGATGGTTATCCCGTTTTAGACGACGGAGGAAATCCAATAACTTTTGACAGCACACAAAAAGATATATCTATATCGCCACTTGGCGTTATATCTGTGAAAAACCCTGATGGGACTCAGCAGGATATAGCAACTCTTGGAATCTACAATTTTCAAAATCCTAATGGACTATTGAATAAAGGCAACAACCTTTACGAAGCTACAGCTGCATCCGGGGCCCCTGGAACGAGAGATGATTTTCAGGGCAAAATGGGCAATGTAGTTCAAGGTTTTTTGGAGACGTCAAATGTTCAAGTTGTAAATGAGATGGTAAACATGATAGCAGCTCAAAGGGCATACGAATTAAATTCAAAGGCTATTCAAGCAGCAGATGATATGCTTAGCATTGCTAATAATTTAAGAAGATAA
- the flgF gene encoding flagellar basal-body rod protein FlgF, with product MLRGLYTASSGMIAQQKIVDVLSNNIANVNTSGYKKDTVTTMAFPDFMVTRSGGDNVPYNGYIGNMDYGVLVETFNTNFSEGNIEKTDGKLDFAIDGSGFFTVSTPNGIRYTRDGSFTLNSNGYLVTKDGYYVMGQNGPIQLNNGDISVDDFGNISLNGQTVNKLNIVDFSNYSTLRKEGNNLFFTTGGQAIPASGAVKQGYLEGSNVNPVDEMVTMISAMRTYEANQKTVSAFDETLDKAVNEVGRI from the coding sequence ATGCTAAGAGGTCTTTATACAGCCTCATCTGGAATGATAGCACAACAGAAAATTGTAGATGTACTGTCAAATAACATTGCAAATGTAAATACATCTGGGTATAAAAAAGATACTGTAACGACAATGGCGTTTCCTGATTTCATGGTTACAAGAAGCGGCGGTGACAATGTACCGTATAATGGCTATATAGGTAATATGGATTATGGTGTTTTAGTTGAAACATTCAATACGAATTTCTCAGAAGGGAATATTGAAAAGACTGATGGGAAGCTAGACTTTGCCATAGACGGTTCAGGATTTTTTACTGTCAGTACTCCAAATGGCATAAGATACACCAGGGATGGTTCTTTTACATTGAATAGCAATGGATACCTTGTGACGAAGGATGGCTATTACGTTATGGGGCAAAATGGGCCTATACAGCTTAATAATGGCGATATATCTGTTGACGATTTTGGAAATATCAGTCTGAACGGTCAAACTGTTAACAAGCTGAATATTGTTGACTTCAGCAATTACAGTACATTAAGGAAAGAAGGGAATAACCTGTTCTTCACAACTGGAGGACAGGCTATACCTGCTAGCGGGGCAGTTAAGCAGGGGTATTTAGAAGGCTCCAACGTGAATCCTGTAGATGAGATGGTGACCATGATCAGTGCGATGAGAACTTATGAAGCAAATCAAAAGACAGTGTCAGCCTTTGATGAAACACTTGATAAGGCTGTAAATGAAGTGGGAAGAATATAA
- a CDS encoding rod shape-determining protein gives MFALSRDIGIDLGTASVLVYMKDEGIVLNEPSVVAIDRNTDKILAVGDEAKRMVGRTPGDIVAVRPMSAGVISDYDITEKMLKYFIQKACGGGIIMRPRIMICIPSEVTQVQKRAVIDAAVHAGARRAFLIEEPIAAAIGAGLDIEKPCGNMVVDIGGGTTDVAVISLGNAVVSKSIKVAGNNFDDAIIRYIRRKYNIIIGDRTAEEVKINIGSAYEKDKEEFMTVKGRSLISGLPKSFDISSKEVTEALQEPLADIIDIVHSVLEKTPPELAADICDRGIVLTGGGSLLHGLDKLLEEKMDVPVILANDPISCVALGTGKALDSLPLMEDHETVVDAFKIK, from the coding sequence ATGTTTGCTCTATCAAGGGATATAGGAATTGACCTCGGCACGGCATCTGTACTTGTCTATATGAAGGATGAGGGGATCGTTTTAAACGAACCATCTGTTGTTGCAATTGACAGGAATACAGACAAGATACTCGCAGTAGGCGATGAAGCAAAGAGAATGGTAGGCAGGACGCCGGGGGATATTGTAGCAGTTAGGCCCATGAGTGCTGGTGTTATTTCAGATTACGATATAACTGAGAAAATGCTTAAATATTTTATTCAAAAGGCCTGCGGCGGGGGAATTATAATGAGGCCCAGAATAATGATATGCATACCCAGTGAGGTTACGCAAGTTCAAAAAAGGGCTGTTATAGATGCTGCTGTACATGCAGGTGCCAGAAGAGCTTTTTTGATTGAAGAGCCTATAGCTGCAGCTATAGGTGCAGGTCTTGATATAGAAAAGCCTTGTGGGAATATGGTAGTTGATATTGGGGGAGGCACCACTGATGTTGCTGTTATTTCTCTTGGTAACGCAGTGGTGTCTAAAAGTATAAAAGTAGCTGGAAATAATTTTGATGATGCAATAATAAGGTACATAAGGAGAAAATACAACATAATAATTGGAGACAGGACTGCCGAGGAGGTAAAGATAAATATAGGTTCTGCTTATGAAAAAGATAAGGAAGAATTTATGACCGTTAAAGGAAGAAGTTTGATATCTGGGCTACCTAAGAGTTTCGATATAAGCTCAAAAGAAGTTACTGAAGCACTTCAAGAACCATTAGCTGATATTATAGATATAGTTCATAGCGTATTAGAAAAGACTCCTCCAGAATTAGCAGCAGATATATGCGATCGGGGTATTGTACTAACTGGTGGTGGTTCTTTGCTACATGGGTTGGACAAGCTGCTGGAGGAAAAGATGGATGTACCAGTAATACTAGCTAATGATCCTATATCTTGTGTAGCTTTGGGAACAGGAAAAGCACTGGATTCTTTACCTTTGATGGAGGATCATGAGACGGTAGTTGATGCATTTAAAATCAAATAA
- the spoIIID gene encoding sporulation transcriptional regulator SpoIIID, giving the protein MKDYIEERTLEIGKYIIKNKSTVREAAKVFGVSKSTVHKDVTERLENINPKLYKEVKEVLEKNKAERHIRGGNATKKKYKLGK; this is encoded by the coding sequence TTGAAGGATTATATCGAAGAGAGAACATTAGAGATAGGAAAATATATTATAAAAAACAAATCAACTGTAAGAGAGGCTGCCAAAGTTTTTGGAGTCAGCAAAAGTACTGTTCATAAAGACGTTACAGAGAGGCTTGAGAATATAAACCCTAAGCTTTACAAAGAGGTTAAAGAAGTACTTGAGAAAAATAAAGCAGAAAGGCATATAAGGGGTGGAAATGCCACCAAGAAAAAATACAAGTTAGGAAAATAA